A part of Terriglobus roseus genomic DNA contains:
- a CDS encoding SLC13 family permease, which yields MPVELSHVLLIAIVAASILLMLVRPKNLPEVWWVGPGALLLVVLRLVPLRTAGKAVAEGSDVYLFLIGMMLLSELAKENGVFEWLSTHAVLGAHGKRSRLFALMYAVGTVVTICMSNDATAVVLTPAVLAAVKKAKVPPLPYLFACAMIANAASFVLPISNPANLVVFGAHMPPLGQWLASFGLPSVLSIAATYFVLRWYFREELRDGIECEPEATSLEWNAKVVLAGLLLVIVVLLVASGLGWQLGLPTCAAACVVVIAVSVIAKKSPLPMLKEISWTTLLLVAALFVMVRAVEAIGALGYAVAAMRWAMHLPVVAGAFVVSFVVGVGNNIVNNLPLGLIAGATVQTAQVQGVLSHAVLIGVDLGPNLSVTGSLATILWLLAIRKEDMHVSAWDFLKAGAIAMPVAMVAAICGVLLMHWI from the coding sequence ATGCCGGTTGAGTTATCCCATGTGCTGTTGATTGCGATTGTTGCGGCGAGCATTTTGCTGATGCTGGTGCGGCCTAAGAACCTGCCGGAGGTTTGGTGGGTGGGGCCCGGTGCGCTGCTGCTGGTGGTGCTGCGGCTGGTGCCGCTGAGGACAGCGGGCAAAGCTGTTGCGGAAGGCAGCGATGTGTATCTGTTTCTGATCGGCATGATGCTGCTGAGCGAGCTGGCGAAAGAGAATGGCGTGTTTGAGTGGCTTTCGACGCATGCTGTGCTGGGCGCGCATGGGAAGCGGTCGCGTTTGTTTGCGTTGATGTATGCGGTGGGAACGGTTGTCACCATCTGCATGAGTAACGATGCGACTGCCGTGGTGCTGACGCCCGCGGTGTTGGCCGCGGTGAAGAAGGCGAAGGTGCCGCCACTGCCTTATCTGTTTGCATGCGCCATGATTGCGAATGCGGCTTCGTTTGTGTTGCCGATTTCGAATCCTGCGAACCTGGTGGTGTTTGGCGCGCACATGCCGCCATTGGGACAGTGGCTGGCTTCGTTTGGTTTGCCTTCGGTGTTGTCGATTGCGGCGACTTACTTTGTGCTGCGTTGGTACTTTCGCGAGGAGTTGCGCGATGGCATTGAGTGCGAGCCGGAAGCGACGTCGTTGGAGTGGAATGCGAAGGTGGTGCTGGCTGGGTTGCTGCTGGTGATTGTGGTGTTGCTGGTGGCTTCGGGATTGGGATGGCAGCTTGGTTTGCCGACGTGTGCTGCGGCATGTGTTGTGGTGATCGCGGTGTCGGTGATTGCGAAGAAGAGTCCGCTGCCGATGCTGAAGGAGATTAGTTGGACGACGCTGCTGCTGGTGGCTGCGTTGTTTGTGATGGTGCGCGCGGTGGAAGCGATTGGGGCGCTGGGCTATGCGGTTGCAGCGATGCGATGGGCTATGCACCTGCCCGTGGTTGCAGGCGCATTTGTGGTGAGTTTTGTTGTGGGTGTTGGAAATAACATCGTTAACAATTTGCCGCTGGGTTTGATTGCGGGAGCCACTGTGCAGACGGCGCAGGTGCAGGGTGTGCTATCGCACGCGGTGTTGATTGGTGTGGACCTGGGGCCGAATCTTTCTGTGACGGGATCGCTGGCTACGATCCTGTGGTTGCTGGCGATTCGCAAGGAAGACATGCATGTCAGCGCATGGGATTTTTTGAAGGCTGGTGCGATTGCCATGCCGGTGGCGATGGTGGCTGCGATATGCGGAGTGCTGTTGATGCACTGGATATAA
- a CDS encoding cupin domain-containing protein, producing the protein MSEAAITHIDTITDAPLLADGVIAYENLPAVGAAPGTAAYVHYNGPTGHLSTLCTGMCVLDPGATPHPPHRHPEEETMIVATGTGIIEVDGVTTQVGPGAIMYCAANTLHGITNTGSTPMTFYFSKWLAKGVEAQSV; encoded by the coding sequence ATGAGCGAAGCCGCCATCACGCACATTGACACCATAACCGACGCGCCCCTTCTCGCCGACGGTGTCATCGCCTACGAAAACCTTCCCGCCGTGGGCGCAGCGCCCGGCACCGCGGCATACGTGCATTACAACGGCCCCACCGGCCACCTCAGCACGCTCTGCACCGGCATGTGCGTACTCGACCCGGGAGCCACACCGCATCCGCCACACCGTCATCCCGAAGAAGAAACCATGATCGTCGCTACCGGCACCGGCATCATCGAAGTCGATGGTGTTACGACACAAGTCGGTCCCGGGGCCATCATGTACTGCGCCGCCAACACGCTCCACGGCATCACCAACACCGGCAGCACGCCCATGACGTTTTACTTCTCAAAATGGCTGGCAAAGGGCGTTGAGGCGCAAAGCGTCTAA
- a CDS encoding oleate hydratase, translated as MYYSAGNYEAFARPRKPAGVDDKSAYLVGGGLASLAAAAFLIRDGQMKGERITILEASKIGGGALDGAGDAQTGWLIRGGREMENHFECLWDLYRSIPSLEIEGASVLDEFYWLNKDDPNFSLQRATIEQGKDAETGMNFTLSGKARKEIIELVLALPEQLYEKRINEVFGKDFFASNFWLYWRTMFAFEEWHGALEMKLYVQRFIHHINGLPDFSALKFTKYNQYESLVLPLITWLQKQGVKVQFDTQVMNVVFDIAPAEKVARRIDWIHEGRVGGVDITENELVFVTNGSLVENSEWGDHHTPAKFDPIVHDGGSWHLWRNIAAQDPSFGRPDKFCTRAEESQWASASITTLDQRIPAYIEKIAKRPTRSGKVVTGGIVSVRDSSWLISWTVNRQPHFKKQPEDQTVVWFYALFTDRPGDYVKKAMRDCTGEEITKEWLYHLGVPPQEIEELAANGAITRPCMMPFITAFFLTRNGTDRPLVVPEGVKNFAFIGQFAESTRDCIFTTEYSVRTGMEAVYQLLKIERGVPEVFGSIYDVRELIKSTAFLRDHEKISVPFFVRKYVDKTIIGRMLEEYGVI; from the coding sequence TTGTACTACAGTGCTGGAAACTACGAGGCATTTGCGCGTCCGCGTAAGCCTGCGGGTGTGGACGATAAGTCTGCCTATCTTGTAGGTGGTGGCCTGGCTTCGCTGGCCGCTGCAGCCTTTCTCATCCGCGATGGACAGATGAAGGGAGAGCGCATCACGATACTGGAAGCGTCAAAGATTGGCGGCGGTGCTCTGGATGGTGCTGGCGATGCGCAGACAGGATGGTTGATCCGTGGCGGTCGTGAGATGGAAAACCACTTTGAGTGTCTGTGGGATTTGTATCGCTCTATTCCGTCGCTTGAGATCGAAGGCGCGTCCGTTCTGGATGAGTTCTATTGGCTGAACAAGGACGATCCTAATTTTTCATTGCAGCGCGCCACCATTGAACAAGGTAAGGATGCCGAGACGGGCATGAACTTTACGCTGTCTGGCAAGGCTCGTAAGGAAATCATTGAGCTGGTTCTGGCATTGCCGGAACAGTTGTATGAGAAGCGGATCAATGAGGTGTTTGGCAAGGACTTCTTCGCCTCGAACTTCTGGCTGTACTGGCGCACGATGTTTGCCTTTGAAGAGTGGCATGGTGCGCTGGAGATGAAGTTGTATGTACAACGATTTATCCATCACATTAACGGGCTGCCTGATTTCAGCGCTCTGAAGTTTACGAAGTACAACCAGTACGAATCGCTGGTGCTGCCGCTGATTACGTGGTTGCAGAAGCAGGGCGTGAAGGTGCAGTTCGACACGCAGGTGATGAATGTTGTTTTCGACATTGCGCCTGCGGAGAAGGTGGCGCGGCGTATTGATTGGATTCATGAAGGCCGCGTTGGTGGAGTGGATATTACGGAGAACGAGCTTGTCTTCGTGACCAACGGATCACTGGTAGAGAACTCAGAGTGGGGCGATCACCATACGCCTGCGAAGTTTGATCCGATTGTGCATGACGGAGGGAGCTGGCATCTGTGGCGCAACATCGCTGCGCAGGATCCTTCATTTGGCAGGCCGGATAAATTCTGCACGCGGGCTGAGGAGTCGCAGTGGGCGTCAGCGTCCATCACGACGCTGGATCAACGTATTCCTGCATACATCGAGAAGATTGCGAAGCGGCCCACACGTTCGGGCAAGGTGGTGACGGGTGGCATTGTCAGCGTGCGCGATTCTTCGTGGCTGATCAGTTGGACTGTGAATCGGCAGCCGCACTTCAAAAAACAGCCTGAGGATCAGACGGTGGTTTGGTTCTACGCGCTGTTTACGGATCGTCCCGGTGATTATGTCAAAAAAGCGATGCGTGACTGCACTGGGGAAGAGATTACAAAGGAGTGGTTATATCACCTGGGAGTGCCGCCACAGGAGATTGAGGAACTGGCGGCGAACGGAGCCATTACGCGCCCGTGCATGATGCCGTTTATTACGGCATTCTTCCTGACACGCAATGGAACGGATCGTCCGCTGGTGGTGCCGGAAGGCGTGAAGAACTTTGCTTTCATCGGCCAGTTTGCGGAATCGACGCGCGACTGCATCTTTACGACGGAGTACTCCGTGCGCACCGGCATGGAGGCTGTGTATCAGTTGTTGAAGATTGAGCGTGGCGTGCCGGAGGTGTTCGGGTCTATCTATGACGTGCGCGAATTGATTAAGTCCACCGCGTTTCTGCGTGATCACGAGAAGATATCCGTTCCGTTCTTTGTGCGGAAGTATGTGGATAAGACCATCATTGGGCGGATGTTGGAAGAGTATGGAGTTATCTGA
- a CDS encoding sulfatase, producing the protein MDRREFLLKSSQAMVASSLVGTRGEAQGKQPTKKSNILWLVADQMRAQALGVNGDPNAHTPNIDRLSRSGINFQQARSGFPLCCPFRGTMLTSRYPHHMVPGHEYPLPAGQKTVANLFNHAGYHTGYFGKWHLGGFHESEGRATMYVVPPERRGGFKTWIGYENNNSPWDTWVHGGEGKDAFQYRLPGYESDSLTDLLIKYIRERVAEQKAGKGQPFFGVLSVEPSHNPYIAPPQFMSRYNAEQIKLRPNVPADETMPGKGPRVLGGRETIGEKSRQDLAGYYAQIENWDWNIGRIIETLTSLNLLDDTHIMIFADHGDTHGSHGQFLKTNPYEESVRIPMIVSGSEGFYDGHETGKPNVLFSAIDIAPTTLGLCNVGIPDWMEGNDLSGHRLQSRPRPKNPDSMYLQNVIPTGHPDSVNTPYRGIVTTDGWKYVCLPRQSWMMFNLIDDPYEQVNVAFNDGYKADRKRLLARLKQWVTDTGDTFELPES; encoded by the coding sequence TTGGATCGTCGTGAGTTTCTGTTGAAGTCTTCGCAGGCGATGGTGGCTTCGTCGCTTGTTGGTACACGAGGTGAAGCGCAGGGGAAGCAGCCCACAAAGAAGAGCAACATCCTGTGGCTGGTGGCGGACCAGATGCGTGCGCAGGCGTTGGGGGTTAATGGCGATCCGAATGCTCATACTCCGAACATCGATCGCTTGAGTCGCAGCGGTATTAATTTTCAGCAGGCGCGTTCCGGGTTTCCCTTGTGCTGCCCGTTTCGTGGCACGATGCTGACGAGTCGTTATCCGCACCATATGGTCCCGGGGCATGAGTATCCGTTGCCTGCCGGGCAGAAGACAGTCGCGAACCTGTTCAATCACGCTGGTTATCACACGGGGTATTTCGGTAAGTGGCATCTGGGTGGCTTTCACGAATCGGAAGGCCGCGCCACCATGTATGTTGTTCCGCCGGAGCGGCGTGGTGGTTTTAAGACGTGGATAGGGTATGAGAACAACAACAGCCCTTGGGATACGTGGGTGCATGGTGGCGAAGGCAAGGACGCGTTTCAGTATCGGTTGCCGGGGTATGAGTCTGACTCGTTGACGGACCTTCTCATCAAGTACATTCGTGAGCGCGTTGCGGAACAGAAAGCAGGGAAAGGACAGCCGTTTTTTGGTGTGCTGTCTGTGGAGCCTTCGCATAACCCGTACATTGCGCCGCCGCAGTTTATGTCGCGGTACAACGCGGAGCAGATCAAGCTGCGACCGAATGTTCCTGCGGATGAGACGATGCCCGGCAAGGGGCCGCGTGTGTTGGGTGGGCGCGAGACGATTGGTGAGAAGTCACGTCAGGACCTGGCTGGATATTATGCGCAGATTGAGAACTGGGACTGGAACATTGGTCGCATCATTGAGACGCTGACTTCGCTGAACCTGCTGGACGATACTCACATCATGATCTTTGCGGATCATGGCGATACGCATGGATCGCATGGGCAGTTTCTGAAGACGAATCCTTATGAAGAGTCGGTTCGCATCCCGATGATCGTCAGTGGCAGCGAAGGTTTTTATGATGGCCATGAGACGGGCAAACCAAATGTGTTGTTCAGTGCGATTGATATTGCGCCGACGACGCTTGGCCTGTGCAATGTTGGCATTCCGGATTGGATGGAGGGCAATGATCTTTCGGGGCATCGTTTGCAGTCGCGCCCAAGGCCAAAGAATCCGGATTCAATGTATTTGCAGAACGTGATTCCGACGGGACATCCTGATAGCGTCAACACGCCTTATCGCGGAATTGTGACGACGGATGGATGGAAGTATGTGTGTTTGCCGCGGCAGTCGTGGATGATGTTCAACCTGATCGATGATCCGTATGAGCAGGTGAATGTGGCGTTCAACGACGGTTATAAGGCGGATCGGAAGCGGTTGCTGGCGCGGTTGAAGCAGTGGGTTACCGATACGGGCGATACGTTCGAGCTGCCGGAGAGTTAG
- a CDS encoding sugar phosphate isomerase/epimerase family protein, producing MSNITRRVFLGRAGSLAAVTAMAAAMPRFASATPLGLPIGIQLYVVNADLGKDAEATIKQLAAIGYKEVETAGFGSAKTAAALRKIFDDNGIKCPSAHLQFDMNNLNKAFDDAHTLGCTYATSSVPKQILASASMPDMSSMSQDERRAAMAKTMRGMLAPMTPDEFKALAEAMNKVGAAAKASGLRFAAHNHTMEFADDNGKPGYDYLISNTDKNTVFFEIDCGWITVAGHKPSEYINRYPGRIRMLHIKDFLAIEPGAATGPNAPKGAEIGTGVVNYKEIFASVKGKGIEHIFVEQEGPYSRMPAMQAAEADYKYLKSLS from the coding sequence ATGAGCAACATCACACGCAGAGTCTTCCTCGGACGCGCGGGCAGCCTCGCCGCCGTCACCGCCATGGCCGCCGCCATGCCCCGCTTTGCTTCGGCCACACCGCTCGGCCTGCCCATCGGCATCCAGCTTTACGTGGTGAACGCCGACCTCGGCAAGGACGCGGAAGCCACTATCAAGCAGCTTGCCGCCATCGGCTACAAGGAAGTCGAAACCGCAGGCTTCGGCTCCGCAAAGACCGCCGCAGCCCTCCGCAAAATCTTCGATGACAACGGCATCAAGTGTCCCAGCGCGCATCTGCAGTTCGACATGAACAACCTGAACAAGGCATTCGACGACGCGCACACGCTCGGCTGCACGTACGCCACGTCTTCGGTGCCAAAGCAGATCCTCGCATCCGCATCCATGCCCGACATGAGCAGCATGTCGCAGGACGAGCGCCGCGCCGCCATGGCCAAGACCATGCGTGGCATGCTCGCTCCCATGACGCCGGATGAATTCAAGGCACTCGCCGAAGCCATGAACAAGGTAGGCGCCGCTGCCAAGGCCAGTGGTCTGCGCTTCGCCGCACACAACCACACCATGGAATTCGCAGACGACAACGGCAAGCCCGGCTACGACTATCTGATCTCGAACACCGATAAGAACACGGTCTTCTTCGAGATTGACTGCGGATGGATCACCGTCGCGGGCCACAAGCCATCTGAGTACATCAACCGCTATCCGGGCCGCATTCGCATGCTGCACATCAAGGACTTCCTTGCCATCGAACCCGGCGCCGCAACCGGCCCCAACGCACCCAAGGGCGCGGAGATCGGCACAGGCGTCGTCAACTACAAGGAAATCTTCGCCAGCGTTAAGGGCAAGGGCATCGAGCACATCTTCGTCGAACAGGAAGGCCCCTACAGCCGCATGCCCGCAATGCAGGCCGCAGAAGCCGACTACAAGTACCTCAAGTCCCTCTCCTAA
- a CDS encoding cytochrome-c peroxidase gives MMKRQQHHRVLLCLALLLLSTGCKKKEVSARPIGAEVHIQPLLGLPPVPIPKDNPPTADTIALGRRLFYDKRVSVDNTLSCASCHDPRDYFTDGKNVSTGVRGALGTRNAPTILNAAYLPFQFWDGRAITLEEQAAFPIANPVEMSQPHAADVSKLGDDPEYRALFKKAFGTEDVNIARVEAALASFERTALTGNSPFDQYQFGGNKNALTPAQLRGYGVFLNPNGGNCASCHTIAPQGALFTDGKFHNIGEGVNDDGDFSDIGRFHETKVATDKGAFKTPTLRNVAKTAPYMHNGRLKTLKEVIDFYAGQGNSNQYLDPEMKKIHMTGQDRTDLLEFLNALTGDVTPNLGPPSNSK, from the coding sequence ATGATGAAGCGCCAACAGCACCATCGCGTCCTCCTCTGCCTTGCCCTGCTGCTTCTCTCCACAGGTTGCAAGAAGAAAGAGGTCAGCGCGCGCCCCATCGGCGCAGAGGTCCACATCCAGCCGCTGCTCGGCCTGCCGCCTGTTCCCATTCCAAAAGACAATCCGCCCACCGCCGACACCATCGCCCTTGGCCGCCGCCTCTTCTACGACAAGCGCGTCAGCGTCGATAACACACTCTCCTGCGCCAGTTGCCATGATCCGCGCGACTACTTTACCGACGGCAAGAACGTCAGCACCGGCGTACGCGGCGCACTCGGCACACGCAACGCGCCCACCATCCTCAACGCAGCCTACCTGCCGTTTCAATTCTGGGATGGCCGCGCCATCACGCTGGAAGAGCAAGCCGCCTTCCCCATCGCAAACCCTGTCGAGATGAGCCAGCCCCACGCCGCCGATGTCAGCAAACTCGGCGACGACCCCGAATACCGCGCTCTCTTCAAGAAAGCCTTCGGCACGGAAGACGTAAACATCGCACGCGTCGAAGCAGCATTGGCTTCGTTTGAACGCACCGCCCTTACCGGCAACTCGCCCTTCGACCAATACCAGTTCGGCGGCAACAAGAACGCGCTCACACCCGCACAACTCCGCGGCTACGGCGTCTTCCTCAATCCCAACGGCGGCAACTGCGCCTCGTGCCACACCATCGCACCCCAGGGAGCACTCTTCACCGACGGCAAGTTCCACAACATCGGCGAAGGTGTAAACGACGACGGCGACTTCAGCGACATTGGCCGCTTTCACGAGACCAAAGTCGCCACCGACAAAGGCGCATTCAAAACGCCCACGCTACGCAACGTCGCAAAGACCGCACCCTACATGCACAACGGCCGCTTGAAGACGCTGAAAGAAGTCATCGATTTCTACGCCGGCCAGGGCAACAGCAATCAATACCTCGACCCTGAGATGAAGAAGATTCACATGACCGGCCAGGACCGCACCGACCTCCTCGAATTTCTCAACGCCCTAACCGGCGACGTGACACCAAACCTTGGCCCACCATCCAACAGCAAGTAA
- a CDS encoding secondary thiamine-phosphate synthase enzyme YjbQ: MKQSVHKLEITTRGQGLYEFTSEVETWLRAQQIHTGLLTVFCRHTSASLLIQENADPSVRRDLKSYFSRIAPENGPYEHTDEGPDDMPAHLKTALTQVQLSIPIANGSLVLGTWQGIYLFEHRTHPHRRQIVLHVIGE, translated from the coding sequence TTGAAGCAATCCGTACATAAACTCGAAATCACAACGCGCGGCCAGGGGCTCTATGAGTTCACATCGGAAGTGGAAACATGGCTCCGAGCGCAGCAGATCCACACCGGCCTGCTCACCGTCTTCTGCCGGCACACCTCAGCTTCGCTGCTGATCCAGGAGAACGCAGACCCCAGCGTGCGCCGCGACCTCAAGTCCTACTTCAGCCGTATCGCCCCTGAAAACGGCCCATACGAACACACTGACGAAGGTCCGGACGATATGCCCGCGCATCTGAAAACCGCGTTAACCCAGGTGCAACTCTCCATTCCGATCGCCAACGGCAGTCTCGTCTTAGGCACCTGGCAGGGCATCTACCTCTTCGAGCACCGCACGCATCCGCACCGCAGACAGATCGTTCTGCATGTTATCGGCGAATAA
- a CDS encoding carboxypeptidase regulatory-like domain-containing protein — translation MNRKLCTAALLLLAVTGCKQSQSTADTSAATKPAEPTYFKVDTATAGTVTGTIKYEGPKAKPKVIDMSSDPACAKAHKGGKVLDESLLVDKSGDLANAFVYISKGLEGKAFATPTDSIKIDQSGCWFKPRVLGLQTGQTLDIINSDPVTHNIHPMPHDNREWNHSQGPGDPPMHRKFTKAEVMIPVKCNIHDWMHAFIGVVDHPYFAVTGDDGTFKLPNLPPGTYTVTAWHENMDPIETSVTIAPSGKAEANLTFHAK, via the coding sequence ATGAACCGCAAGCTCTGCACCGCCGCGCTCCTCCTGCTCGCCGTCACCGGCTGTAAACAATCGCAAAGTACCGCCGATACTTCTGCCGCAACAAAACCAGCCGAACCCACATATTTCAAAGTGGACACCGCCACGGCAGGCACCGTCACCGGCACCATCAAGTACGAAGGCCCCAAAGCCAAGCCCAAAGTCATCGACATGAGCAGCGACCCAGCCTGCGCCAAGGCCCACAAGGGCGGCAAGGTATTGGACGAATCGCTGCTCGTCGACAAGAGCGGTGACCTCGCCAACGCCTTCGTCTACATCTCCAAGGGCCTCGAAGGCAAAGCCTTCGCCACGCCCACTGATTCCATCAAGATCGACCAATCCGGTTGCTGGTTCAAACCCCGTGTGCTCGGTCTGCAAACCGGCCAGACGCTGGACATCATCAACTCCGATCCCGTCACGCACAACATCCATCCCATGCCGCACGACAACCGCGAGTGGAATCACTCGCAGGGCCCCGGCGACCCGCCCATGCACCGTAAATTCACAAAGGCGGAAGTCATGATCCCCGTGAAGTGCAACATCCACGACTGGATGCACGCCTTCATCGGCGTGGTCGATCACCCATACTTCGCAGTCACCGGCGACGACGGCACCTTCAAACTCCCGAACCTGCCGCCGGGCACCTATACCGTCACCGCATGGCACGAAAACATGGATCCCATAGAGACTTCGGTCACCATCGCGCCCAGCGGCAAGGCGGAAGCGAACCTCACTTTTCACGCAAAGTAG
- a CDS encoding ATP-binding protein yields MDLRDLLEDQAFRDRPRQLRDPDRGSIAFRHFAEILGGDRESVLQELVDAVVNLCGADSAGISLERPDEGTFEWVAVAGSFERYLHGRTPRNYSPCGTCLDTGRPQLYRVTQPYYDFLGVSADPITDGVLIPWSNEFLKGTLWAVSHSAEDAFDFEDYQFLKSISDFASIILGQQVRRRQLTDAEKARADADTRLKRIMETDAVGMIFFDGEGTIIEANDVFLRMVDYTRDDVASRAMTWRKLTPPEWVASSEEQMRGFVKTGRIGPYEKEYFRKDGSRRWMLFAGRDLGDGTIVEYAIDITDRKRAEAALVRNDKLSTLGRLAASIAHEINNPLEATTNLLYLARTTDGLPVEAKDYLILAEAELKRVAHITRQSLGFYRESSQPSEVSLPELLEATIDLLQAKITSKQAHIDRRWKEDVTVRAVAGELRQVFSNLMANSLDAIDVGGTITVRAVRHGSDRGPMARVSFSDSGCGIEHEKRKNIFDPFFTTKQELGNGLGLWVTSQIMEKHRGTLRMRSRTEAPYRGTTFSLCFPLSHNAE; encoded by the coding sequence ATGGATTTGCGCGATCTGCTGGAAGACCAGGCATTTCGAGACCGTCCACGGCAACTGCGCGATCCAGATCGAGGGAGCATCGCATTTCGGCACTTTGCTGAAATCCTGGGCGGTGATCGGGAATCCGTCCTTCAGGAATTAGTGGACGCCGTGGTGAACCTTTGCGGTGCGGATAGTGCCGGGATCTCGCTGGAGAGGCCGGACGAAGGAACATTCGAATGGGTTGCCGTTGCGGGTAGTTTCGAGCGTTATCTGCACGGACGCACGCCAAGGAACTATAGCCCTTGTGGCACCTGCCTGGACACAGGCCGACCACAGCTTTACCGGGTGACCCAGCCTTACTATGACTTTCTGGGGGTGAGCGCCGATCCGATTACTGATGGTGTTTTGATTCCCTGGTCGAACGAGTTTCTGAAAGGCACACTATGGGCTGTTTCGCACTCTGCAGAGGATGCATTTGATTTTGAGGACTATCAGTTCCTGAAGAGCATCTCGGATTTTGCGTCGATCATCCTTGGCCAGCAAGTGCGGCGTCGTCAGTTGACGGATGCGGAGAAGGCGAGGGCGGACGCAGATACCCGCCTGAAGCGGATCATGGAAACGGATGCCGTGGGAATGATCTTCTTCGACGGCGAAGGCACCATCATTGAAGCCAACGATGTGTTTCTGCGCATGGTGGACTACACGCGGGACGATGTTGCATCGAGAGCGATGACGTGGCGCAAGCTTACGCCGCCGGAGTGGGTGGCGAGCAGTGAAGAGCAGATGCGGGGCTTTGTTAAGACTGGCCGCATTGGACCCTATGAGAAGGAGTACTTCCGCAAGGACGGTTCGCGCCGGTGGATGCTGTTTGCAGGACGTGATCTGGGTGATGGAACGATCGTGGAGTATGCGATTGACATTACAGATCGAAAGCGCGCAGAAGCAGCTCTGGTAAGAAACGACAAGCTGAGCACGTTGGGGCGATTAGCTGCGTCCATTGCGCACGAGATTAACAATCCGCTGGAGGCTACAACCAATCTCCTCTATCTGGCGAGGACGACGGATGGTCTTCCTGTAGAGGCGAAGGATTACCTGATTCTTGCGGAAGCGGAACTGAAACGTGTGGCCCACATCACGCGGCAATCCCTGGGTTTTTATCGTGAATCGAGCCAACCGTCAGAGGTTTCGTTGCCAGAACTGCTGGAAGCCACGATTGATTTGCTTCAGGCAAAGATTACAAGCAAGCAGGCACACATTGATCGGCGTTGGAAGGAAGACGTAACGGTGCGTGCCGTCGCGGGCGAGTTGCGCCAGGTCTTCTCAAACCTGATGGCGAATAGCCTGGATGCGATTGACGTTGGAGGGACCATCACGGTTCGTGCTGTTCGGCACGGCAGCGATCGTGGACCGATGGCGCGCGTCAGCTTTTCTGATTCGGGATGCGGCATTGAGCACGAGAAACGTAAGAATATCTTCGATCCGTTTTTCACGACGAAGCAGGAGTTGGGAAACGGGCTCGGGCTGTGGGTGACAAGCCAGATTATGGAGAAGCACCGTGGCACTCTCCGCATGAGAAGCCGTACGGAAGCGCCTTATCGGGGCACAACATTTTCTCTCTGCTTCCCACTGAGCCATAACGCGGAATAA